Proteins encoded within one genomic window of Brachybacterium sp. P6-10-X1:
- a CDS encoding hydroxymethylglutaryl-CoA synthase, producing the protein MSIGIHDLAVATAHHVVDLAELAEATGVDPAKYQIGLGQDRMSFPAADEDIVTMGAAAAQPLLERHGTEGIRTVLFATESGVDQSKSAGLFVHELLGLPRTMRVAEFKQACYGATAALQSALGIVARNPQERVLVIASDVARYELDTPGEPTQGAGAVAMLVSADPAQLAIEPVSGVAARDVDDFWRPNDSTTAVVDGRLSLTAYLGALTTAWDDFTAGGGVGAEQIDRFCFHQPFTKMARKALKGLAQHTGVELGDELQEATFTYNRELGNTYTASLYAGLAALLDHDDDLAGQRIGLFSYGSGAVGEFFTGIVQPGYQEQRRRAAVTAELAARIPLSLSEYRELHAAEHASVTDLETPRVTQGPFRFAGIRRQARQYEATQG; encoded by the coding sequence ATGTCGATCGGAATCCATGACCTCGCGGTGGCGACGGCGCACCACGTCGTCGACCTCGCGGAGCTGGCCGAGGCCACGGGCGTGGACCCCGCGAAGTACCAGATCGGACTCGGCCAGGACCGGATGAGCTTCCCGGCCGCTGACGAGGACATCGTGACCATGGGCGCCGCCGCAGCGCAGCCCCTGCTGGAGCGTCATGGCACCGAGGGGATCCGCACCGTGCTGTTCGCGACCGAATCGGGCGTGGACCAGTCGAAGTCGGCGGGGCTGTTCGTCCACGAGCTGCTGGGGCTTCCCCGCACCATGCGCGTGGCCGAGTTCAAGCAGGCCTGCTACGGCGCCACCGCCGCGCTGCAGTCCGCGCTCGGCATCGTCGCGCGGAACCCGCAGGAGCGCGTGCTGGTCATCGCCAGCGACGTGGCCCGCTACGAGCTCGACACCCCCGGGGAGCCCACCCAGGGCGCCGGCGCGGTGGCGATGCTGGTCAGCGCCGACCCCGCCCAGCTCGCGATCGAGCCCGTCTCCGGCGTGGCCGCCCGCGACGTCGACGACTTCTGGCGGCCCAACGACTCCACCACCGCGGTGGTCGACGGGCGGCTGTCGCTGACCGCCTACCTCGGGGCGCTGACCACAGCATGGGACGACTTCACCGCCGGCGGCGGCGTCGGGGCCGAGCAGATCGACCGCTTCTGCTTCCACCAGCCGTTCACCAAGATGGCGCGCAAGGCCCTGAAGGGGCTGGCCCAGCACACCGGGGTCGAGCTCGGCGACGAGCTGCAGGAGGCGACCTTCACCTACAACCGCGAGCTCGGCAACACCTACACCGCGTCGCTGTACGCAGGGCTCGCCGCACTCCTGGACCACGACGACGACCTGGCAGGGCAGCGCATCGGCCTGTTCAGCTACGGCTCGGGGGCGGTCGGGGAGTTCTTCACCGGCATCGTCCAGCCCGGCTACCAGGAGCAGCGGCGCCGCGCGGCCGTCACCGCGGAGCTGGCCGCCCGCATCCCGCTGTCGCTGAGCGAGTACCGCGAGCTGCACGCCGCCGAGCACGCCAGCGTGACCGACCTCGAGACGCCCCGGGTGACGCAGGGCCCGTTCCGCTTCGCCGGCATCCGCCGCCAGGCCCGGCAGTACGAGGCCACACAGGGCTGA
- a CDS encoding LacI family DNA-binding transcriptional regulator translates to MAGHHVVSMKDVARRAEVSVGTVSNVLNRPDIVSGDRRVRVEAAIAELGYVRNDAARQLKLGQSRTVGAIVLDSANPFYGQLVGGIEAAAEASSLAVIAGSTGNREQRERLYLSLFEEQRVRGILLASAGGTEDLIAGIRGRGTPVVLAESARDATGGSSVSVDDIAGGEIAVRHLAAQGRRRIGVVTARQDLRQVADRLHGARRAAADVGVEVEVLEAEDLTVLAGRTAGKAVVARSSTERPDAVFCVNDLLAVGVLQAFAFRHQIAVPDEIALVGYDDIAFARSTVVPLTSVAQPADLMGRTALALLEEEIAHRDAAPRHVSFTPTLVERESTIG, encoded by the coding sequence ATGGCAGGGCACCATGTCGTGAGCATGAAGGACGTCGCGCGACGGGCCGAGGTCTCGGTCGGCACCGTCTCCAACGTGCTGAACCGTCCCGACATCGTCTCCGGGGACCGCCGGGTGCGGGTCGAGGCGGCGATCGCCGAGCTCGGGTACGTGCGCAACGATGCCGCCCGGCAGCTCAAGCTCGGCCAGTCCCGCACCGTCGGCGCGATCGTCCTGGACTCGGCGAACCCCTTCTACGGCCAGCTGGTCGGCGGCATCGAGGCGGCCGCGGAGGCCTCCTCCCTCGCTGTCATCGCCGGCAGCACCGGCAATCGTGAACAGCGCGAGCGACTCTACCTCTCGCTGTTCGAGGAGCAGCGGGTGCGCGGGATCCTGCTGGCCTCCGCGGGCGGCACCGAGGACCTGATCGCGGGCATCCGCGGTCGCGGCACTCCCGTCGTGCTCGCGGAGAGCGCGCGGGATGCCACCGGCGGCTCCTCGGTGAGCGTCGACGACATCGCCGGGGGCGAGATCGCCGTGCGCCATCTCGCTGCCCAGGGCCGCCGACGCATCGGCGTCGTCACGGCGCGGCAGGACCTCCGGCAGGTCGCGGACCGTCTGCACGGGGCCCGCCGGGCGGCGGCCGACGTCGGCGTCGAGGTCGAGGTGCTCGAGGCCGAGGATCTCACCGTGCTGGCCGGCCGCACTGCCGGCAAGGCGGTCGTGGCGCGTTCGAGCACCGAGCGTCCCGATGCCGTGTTCTGCGTGAACGATCTGCTCGCGGTCGGCGTGCTGCAGGCCTTCGCCTTCCGTCACCAGATCGCGGTCCCCGACGAGATCGCACTGGTCGGCTACGACGACATCGCCTTCGCGCGCTCGACCGTGGTGCCGCTGACCTCTGTGGCCCAGCCCGCGGATCTCATGGGCCGCACCGCGCTGGCCCTGCTGGAGGAGGAGATCGCCCACCGCGATGCCGCGCCGCGGCACGTGAGCTTCACCCCGACGCTGGTCGAGCGGGAGTCGACGATCGGCTGA
- a CDS encoding ABC transporter substrate-binding protein — protein MPTRRTALALPVALAALAPLAACGPNASGGGGGGSGSSSLRFAWWGNAARDELTRAALDAYEDVAPDLTISAEPGDWSGYWDKLATQVAGGDCPDVIQMDEGYLAEYASREILIDLSTTDIETSAFDQAALDAGRIDGSLFALNAGINAPVLLANPDVFAAAGVDLPDDTTWTWDDLVDIGSRISEGTPEGTYGVQQFGAAGGPPLTVYLRQLGAERFGPEGVGYTAEQLQSWMEFVLRLQDTGAAPPTSVAVEDAAQSVDQTLFAVGRCGLQAQWSNQVVTFDDSLDGRSVILRMPSMTGRVADVKLWYKASMYFSIASTSGHQADAAAFVDWLVNSTDAGKILLAERGVPANLEVREAILPELSDSDLKAVDFIEAIAGELGDPPPITPPGGGAVDDALARHVEDVLFGSADPAAASAAVIDEAPGLLG, from the coding sequence ATGCCCACCCGTCGCACAGCTCTCGCCCTCCCGGTGGCGCTCGCCGCCCTGGCCCCGCTCGCCGCCTGCGGCCCGAATGCTTCCGGCGGCGGCGGTGGTGGTTCCGGCTCCTCATCGCTGCGTTTCGCCTGGTGGGGAAATGCCGCGCGTGACGAGCTCACGCGCGCCGCTCTCGACGCCTACGAGGACGTGGCCCCGGACCTGACGATCTCCGCGGAGCCGGGGGACTGGAGCGGCTACTGGGACAAGCTCGCCACCCAGGTCGCCGGTGGCGATTGCCCTGACGTGATCCAGATGGACGAGGGCTACCTCGCCGAGTACGCCAGCCGGGAGATCCTGATCGATCTGTCCACGACCGACATCGAGACCTCGGCCTTCGACCAGGCGGCGCTGGACGCCGGCAGGATCGACGGGAGCCTGTTCGCCCTGAACGCCGGGATCAACGCCCCGGTGCTGCTGGCCAATCCCGACGTGTTCGCGGCTGCGGGGGTCGACCTGCCCGATGACACCACGTGGACCTGGGACGACCTCGTCGACATCGGCTCCAGGATCTCCGAGGGCACTCCCGAAGGCACGTACGGCGTCCAGCAGTTCGGCGCCGCGGGTGGACCTCCGTTGACCGTCTACCTGCGTCAGCTCGGGGCGGAGCGCTTCGGCCCCGAGGGGGTCGGGTACACCGCCGAGCAGCTGCAGAGCTGGATGGAGTTCGTGCTGAGGCTCCAGGACACCGGCGCCGCCCCGCCCACCTCGGTGGCGGTCGAGGATGCGGCGCAGTCCGTCGACCAGACCCTGTTCGCCGTGGGCAGATGCGGTCTCCAGGCGCAATGGTCGAACCAGGTGGTCACCTTCGACGACTCGCTGGACGGCAGGAGCGTCATCCTGAGGATGCCGTCGATGACGGGCAGGGTCGCCGACGTGAAGCTCTGGTACAAGGCCTCGATGTACTTCTCCATCGCCTCCACCTCCGGCCATCAGGCGGATGCGGCGGCCTTCGTCGACTGGTTGGTCAACAGCACGGATGCGGGGAAGATCCTGCTCGCGGAGCGCGGGGTGCCCGCGAACCTCGAGGTGCGAGAGGCGATCCTCCCCGAGCTCAGCGACTCCGACCTCAAGGCCGTCGACTTCATCGAGGCGATCGCGGGGGAGCTGGGCGACCCGCCGCCGATCACCCCACCCGGCGGGGGCGCGGTCGACGACGCCCTCGCCCGGCATGTCGAGGACGTCCTGTTCGGCAGCGCGGATCCTGCCGCGGCCAGCGCTGCGGTGATCGACGAAGCACCGGGTCTGCTGGGCTGA
- a CDS encoding MFS transporter, translating to MHPTGTRRAVPSPWWVAIVCGMASYLDAAAIVSSGTALVLYQHSIGITEGQIGLLSAALTLSIAIGALSGGRLGDRYGRRAVFLATMGMILLGAILLVLAPGFSLLLVGMILVGLGSGADLPVSLASISEAASDHNRGRLVGFSQILWFAGIIGANVFGIIAGGRGQLGGQIMFAHIGLVALAVLIARVSIPESATWAQADHERTAGAATLRARSTDLRDVLRRRTLLVPFLALIGFYTLTNIGANTGGQFGTYIGVNVVGISVSAQSLLGIVMLGVGMLGALVFMRIVDTRWRMTCYLIGAVLLAGSYLIPVVLGFGLVPWIALSFFNAVGGAFAFEAIMKVWSQESFPTLLRSSVQGAVIAVARVVAAGVALVTPALMHTPGLAYGLIALVVAVGLVCGWAGFRRPRFDAFAEEAREVPEGPESVAEHTPDAAPPAQFSPTTPYAPTER from the coding sequence ATGCATCCGACCGGGACCCGACGGGCGGTGCCCAGCCCCTGGTGGGTGGCCATCGTCTGCGGCATGGCCTCCTATCTCGATGCGGCGGCCATCGTCAGCTCCGGCACCGCCCTCGTGCTCTACCAGCATTCGATCGGCATCACCGAGGGTCAGATCGGCCTCCTCTCGGCCGCGCTCACGCTGAGCATCGCGATCGGCGCCCTCAGCGGCGGCCGCCTCGGAGACCGTTACGGACGGCGCGCCGTCTTCCTGGCCACCATGGGGATGATCCTGCTGGGCGCGATCCTGCTGGTCCTCGCCCCCGGCTTCTCGCTGCTGCTGGTCGGCATGATCCTCGTCGGCCTCGGCTCGGGGGCGGACCTGCCGGTCTCCCTGGCCTCGATCTCCGAGGCGGCGTCGGACCACAACCGTGGCCGCCTCGTCGGCTTCTCCCAGATCCTCTGGTTCGCCGGGATCATCGGCGCGAACGTCTTCGGGATCATCGCCGGCGGGCGGGGGCAGCTGGGCGGACAGATCATGTTCGCCCACATCGGCCTGGTCGCGCTGGCCGTGCTGATCGCACGCGTCAGCATTCCGGAGTCGGCCACCTGGGCGCAGGCCGATCACGAACGGACCGCCGGGGCCGCCACGCTCCGCGCGCGCAGCACCGACCTGCGAGACGTCCTGCGCCGACGGACCCTCCTGGTGCCTTTCCTGGCTCTGATCGGGTTCTACACGCTGACCAACATCGGCGCCAACACCGGGGGGCAGTTCGGCACCTACATCGGCGTGAACGTCGTAGGGATCTCCGTGAGCGCCCAGTCCCTGCTGGGCATCGTGATGCTCGGCGTGGGCATGCTGGGTGCTCTCGTGTTCATGCGGATCGTCGACACGCGGTGGCGCATGACCTGCTATCTCATCGGCGCCGTGCTCCTGGCCGGCTCCTACCTGATCCCTGTCGTCCTCGGCTTCGGCCTGGTGCCCTGGATCGCCCTGAGCTTCTTCAACGCCGTCGGCGGCGCCTTCGCCTTCGAGGCCATCATGAAGGTGTGGTCCCAGGAGTCGTTCCCGACGCTGCTGCGCTCGAGCGTCCAGGGCGCCGTCATCGCGGTGGCGCGGGTCGTCGCTGCCGGCGTCGCCCTGGTCACGCCCGCTCTGATGCACACTCCCGGACTGGCCTACGGACTGATCGCGCTGGTGGTCGCCGTCGGCCTCGTCTGCGGCTGGGCCGGCTTCCGTCGGCCCCGGTTCGACGCCTTCGCCGAGGAGGCACGCGAGGTCCCGGAGGGACCCGAGTCCGTCGCCGAGCACACTCCCGACGCCGCCCCTCCCGCCCAGTTCTCCCCCACCACCCCGTACGCCCCGACCGAGAGGTGA
- a CDS encoding alpha-L-rhamnosidase: MSAPNTATTAATPAATSTTTAAADTASTPVAEALRGAQAITADPADGRAPVLATRAALDRSPTTVAHAELLATAHGIYEASIDGHPVTDSVLNPGWTVYESRLQVQRFDVTELVRTAGAELHLAAVLGRGWWNGDFGFTDAEANYGEQGAFLAALMITYEDGSSQQVVTDASWTATDSPITFATIYDGQHEDRRLDSGAPRPVRTAQIDRSTLIEQTSPLITRHETRRPESIWTSPSGATLLDFGQNLVGWLRCTATGPAGTEIILRHAEVLEHEELGTRPLRSAQATDRLTLSGDPTGETFEPTFTFHGFRYAEVTGWPGELTAEDIEAVVVHSEIRRTGWFESSHPGVNQLVSNSVWSQRGNFLAVPTDCPQRDERLGWTGDIAAYAATAAFQFDVSDFLHNWLLDVHAEASLPPLSFVPFVVPDVLKLRKNGDDPFAEESAEVPTAIWGDAAVWVAEALWNAYGDLERLREHYPAMVLHLESVERALSPSGLWDTGFQFADWLDPDASPHDPADAKADKGVVATACLIRSARFAAETARLIGEDEDARRWQDLADRTLGAFTDAYVSRDGRIVSDCATVYALAITFDLLDAETRPQSAERLAEVVAEAGYRVSTGFAGTPFVTWALSETGHVQDAYRLLLEEGNPSWLYPVSMGATTIWERWDSMLPDGSINPGEMTSFNHYALGAVADWIYQVVLGIRPAAPGYRRVRIQPTPGPGIDWAKGAYDSAAGRIEVTWEQPGDGADGLHGSATIPEGVEADLVLPDGSTRSIGPGTHVF, encoded by the coding sequence ATGAGCGCCCCTAACACCGCCACCACTGCGGCGACCCCTGCCGCCACGAGCACCACCACCGCCGCGGCCGACACCGCCTCGACTCCCGTCGCCGAGGCCCTGCGAGGTGCCCAGGCGATCACCGCCGACCCGGCCGACGGTCGCGCCCCCGTCCTCGCCACCCGGGCAGCGCTCGACCGGTCCCCCACCACCGTCGCCCACGCCGAACTGCTGGCCACCGCCCACGGCATCTACGAGGCCTCGATCGACGGCCACCCGGTCACCGATTCGGTGCTGAACCCGGGCTGGACCGTGTACGAGTCCCGACTGCAGGTCCAGCGATTCGACGTGACCGAGCTGGTCCGCACGGCGGGCGCAGAACTGCACCTCGCAGCGGTGCTGGGCCGCGGCTGGTGGAACGGCGACTTCGGCTTCACCGATGCCGAGGCGAACTACGGCGAGCAGGGAGCCTTCCTCGCCGCGCTGATGATCACCTACGAGGACGGCTCGAGCCAGCAGGTCGTCACCGACGCCTCCTGGACCGCCACCGATTCGCCGATCACCTTCGCGACGATCTACGACGGCCAGCACGAGGACCGTCGCCTCGACTCCGGCGCACCACGCCCGGTCCGCACCGCACAGATCGACCGCTCCACCCTCATCGAGCAGACCTCCCCGCTGATCACCCGCCACGAAACTCGTCGGCCGGAGTCGATCTGGACCTCCCCGTCGGGCGCCACGCTGCTGGATTTCGGCCAGAACCTGGTGGGCTGGCTGCGCTGCACGGCCACCGGGCCCGCGGGCACCGAGATCATCCTGCGTCACGCCGAGGTGCTCGAGCACGAGGAGCTCGGCACCCGCCCGCTGCGCTCGGCGCAGGCCACCGACCGGCTGACCCTGTCCGGGGACCCGACGGGCGAGACCTTCGAACCGACCTTCACCTTCCACGGCTTCCGCTACGCCGAGGTCACCGGGTGGCCCGGCGAGCTCACGGCCGAGGACATCGAGGCCGTCGTGGTCCACTCCGAGATCCGCCGCACCGGGTGGTTCGAGTCCTCTCATCCCGGGGTGAACCAGCTGGTGAGCAACTCGGTCTGGTCCCAGCGCGGCAACTTCCTGGCCGTCCCGACCGACTGCCCCCAGCGTGATGAGCGTCTGGGCTGGACCGGGGACATCGCCGCATACGCCGCCACCGCCGCCTTCCAGTTCGACGTCTCCGACTTCCTGCACAACTGGCTGCTGGACGTGCACGCCGAGGCGAGCCTGCCGCCGCTGAGCTTCGTCCCCTTCGTGGTGCCGGACGTCCTCAAGCTGCGCAAGAACGGCGACGACCCCTTCGCCGAGGAATCCGCCGAGGTCCCCACCGCGATCTGGGGCGATGCCGCCGTGTGGGTCGCCGAGGCGCTGTGGAACGCCTATGGGGACCTGGAACGGCTGCGCGAGCACTATCCCGCCATGGTGCTGCACCTGGAGTCCGTCGAGCGCGCCCTGTCCCCCAGCGGTCTGTGGGACACCGGATTTCAGTTCGCCGACTGGCTCGATCCGGATGCCTCCCCGCACGATCCCGCTGATGCGAAGGCCGACAAGGGCGTGGTCGCCACCGCCTGCCTGATCCGCTCGGCGCGCTTCGCCGCCGAGACCGCCCGCCTGATCGGTGAGGACGAGGACGCCCGACGCTGGCAGGACCTCGCCGATCGCACCCTGGGCGCCTTCACCGATGCCTACGTGAGCCGCGACGGTCGCATCGTCTCGGACTGCGCGACGGTGTATGCGCTGGCCATCACCTTCGATCTGCTCGATGCGGAGACCCGGCCGCAGTCCGCCGAGCGCCTGGCGGAGGTGGTGGCCGAGGCGGGCTACCGCGTCTCCACCGGTTTCGCGGGCACGCCGTTCGTGACGTGGGCGCTGTCGGAGACGGGGCATGTCCAGGACGCCTACCGCCTGCTGCTCGAGGAGGGGAACCCCTCCTGGCTCTACCCGGTCTCCATGGGCGCGACCACCATCTGGGAGCGCTGGGACTCGATGCTGCCGGACGGCTCCATCAATCCCGGCGAGATGACCAGCTTCAACCACTACGCCCTGGGCGCTGTCGCCGACTGGATCTACCAGGTCGTCCTCGGCATCCGTCCCGCCGCCCCGGGCTATCGGCGCGTGCGCATCCAGCCCACCCCGGGCCCCGGCATCGACTGGGCGAAGGGGGCCTACGACTCCGCGGCCGGCCGCATCGAGGTCACCTGGGAACAGCCGGGCGACGGGGCCGACGGGCTCCACGGTTCCGCCACGATCCCCGAGGGCGTCGAGGCGGACCTGGTGCTGCCCGACGGGTCGACCCGCAGCATCGGCCCCGGGACGCACGTCTTCTGA
- a CDS encoding ABC transporter substrate-binding protein has product MNIQENPLLSRRTALALLAAAGAAPALASCGPNAGGSGGGALRVYWWGGDLRAGITQDVLDMYSQDHPDQEISPEYSEWSGYWDKLATQTAGGSAPDIIQMDEAYIDSYGTEGSLLDLETVSDVLDLSAMDEAILETGRLADGTLVGAPNGFNLYATGMNPALLEEAGIDLPDDTTWTWEDFHALCQEITEWGTSSGKGVLGTSGFGLGAGDLAAWARQSGDQQLFPREDEELVTKDTIVSLLEFSRELAGSGAALEAGAQIENSSASLEQGLFATRGCVFQQVPSSQILTFQDSTGDPLQLLRMPARTSGESKMVNKASMYWSLSAKTADTAAAAELTNFLLTDEAAAEKLKIERGIPAFPAIQEAVRPLLSENALISLDFAQEMQEEVVTPPVVTPASGVGFGDQYTRLAEESLFEERSTSAVADEMLEILTGMQPER; this is encoded by the coding sequence GTGAACATCCAGGAGAACCCCTTGCTCTCTCGCCGCACCGCCCTCGCCCTGCTGGCCGCCGCCGGGGCGGCCCCCGCCCTGGCCTCCTGCGGCCCCAACGCCGGGGGCTCCGGCGGCGGGGCTCTCCGGGTCTACTGGTGGGGCGGTGACCTGCGCGCCGGCATCACCCAGGACGTCCTGGACATGTATTCCCAGGACCATCCGGACCAGGAGATCTCCCCGGAGTACAGCGAATGGTCGGGCTACTGGGACAAGCTCGCCACCCAGACCGCCGGCGGCAGCGCGCCGGACATCATCCAGATGGACGAGGCCTACATCGACTCCTACGGCACCGAGGGCTCGCTGCTCGACCTCGAGACCGTCTCCGACGTCCTCGACCTCTCCGCGATGGACGAGGCGATCCTCGAGACCGGGCGCCTGGCCGACGGCACCCTGGTGGGCGCCCCGAACGGTTTCAACCTCTACGCGACCGGCATGAACCCGGCGCTGCTCGAGGAGGCCGGGATCGATCTGCCCGACGACACCACGTGGACCTGGGAGGACTTCCACGCCCTGTGCCAGGAGATCACCGAATGGGGAACGTCCTCCGGGAAGGGCGTCCTGGGCACCAGCGGCTTCGGCCTCGGTGCCGGGGACCTGGCCGCCTGGGCCCGCCAGAGCGGCGACCAGCAGCTCTTCCCCCGCGAGGACGAGGAGCTCGTCACCAAGGACACCATCGTCTCGCTGCTGGAGTTCAGTCGCGAGCTGGCCGGCTCCGGGGCGGCCCTGGAGGCGGGAGCACAGATCGAGAACTCCTCGGCGAGCCTCGAGCAGGGTCTGTTCGCCACCCGCGGATGCGTCTTCCAGCAGGTGCCGAGCTCCCAGATCCTCACCTTCCAGGATTCCACCGGCGACCCCCTCCAGCTGCTGCGCATGCCGGCGCGCACCAGCGGGGAGTCGAAGATGGTCAACAAGGCGTCGATGTACTGGTCTCTCAGCGCGAAGACGGCCGACACCGCCGCCGCGGCGGAGCTGACGAACTTCCTGCTCACCGACGAGGCGGCGGCCGAGAAGCTGAAGATCGAGCGCGGCATCCCCGCCTTCCCCGCGATCCAGGAGGCGGTGCGTCCGCTGCTGAGCGAGAACGCGCTGATCTCGCTGGACTTCGCACAGGAGATGCAGGAGGAGGTCGTCACGCCGCCCGTGGTCACGCCCGCCAGCGGCGTCGGCTTCGGCGATCAGTACACGCGCCTGGCGGAGGAGTCGCTGTTCGAGGAGCGCTCGACCTCCGCGGTGGCTGACGAGATGCTCGAGATCCTCACCGGCATGCAGCCGGAGCGCTGA
- a CDS encoding ABC transporter substrate-binding protein, producing the protein MSTSWSRRDILKAVGLTTAAGAGVAACSPATPEGGGGGGGEGSASTFHGAWPFMPPPEGHFNFAGLPYAGVPTSIIGDGIYRDLLVPPSAMWLWAEKKWEYLIAESHELDTEGGTLTVTLKPGLTWSDGSDLTSQDYLTTFYMQFIQRSPAWDFITGLEAPDDTTVVINFEDPPAVLERYVLKSNILATSQYGKWAERAKAIVDAGGTMDEGDGEALGTEFQTFKPENVVVSGPYDFDYDTITNTQLTLVRNETGYGADKVVFDAVVLYAGETTEVTSLVQSGDVDYATHGFAPASEEPFEAAGYTILRPPVYSGPALYLNQDQFPEFADARTRRAFAYLIDREVNGQISLADSGKAVVNMVGFSDNFVDEWLTDDVKGKIDTYEQDVDKATSLLEEAGWTKEGDAWLTPEGKAAAYEIQFPQTYADWSASGKNIAEQLSEFGISVTARGLDDKQAPIDIDKGDFQMAIQAWGSSTHPHPHFSFVTDLFVHNIPIAKNQGGKGYAFPLQNVETSAGTVNLEELVTKSGQGLDVEEQKKNVSVVALAFNELLPIIPIFERYGNNPALEGVRVQGFPEPGDPILENAPYADNFVTLEMFRGTITPVEE; encoded by the coding sequence ATGAGCACCAGCTGGAGCCGACGCGACATCCTCAAGGCCGTCGGCCTGACCACCGCCGCCGGAGCAGGCGTCGCGGCCTGCTCGCCCGCCACTCCCGAGGGCGGCGGAGGCGGCGGCGGAGAGGGCAGCGCCAGCACCTTCCACGGCGCCTGGCCCTTCATGCCGCCGCCCGAGGGCCACTTCAACTTCGCCGGTCTGCCCTACGCCGGCGTGCCCACCTCCATCATCGGCGACGGGATCTACCGGGACCTGCTGGTCCCGCCGTCGGCCATGTGGCTGTGGGCGGAGAAGAAGTGGGAGTACCTGATCGCCGAGTCGCATGAGCTCGACACCGAGGGGGGCACCCTCACCGTGACGCTCAAACCGGGCCTGACGTGGTCCGACGGCTCGGACCTCACCTCCCAGGACTACCTGACCACCTTCTACATGCAGTTCATCCAGCGCTCCCCGGCCTGGGACTTCATCACCGGTCTGGAAGCACCCGACGACACCACCGTGGTGATCAACTTCGAGGACCCGCCCGCCGTGCTCGAACGCTACGTGCTCAAGAGCAACATCCTGGCCACCTCCCAGTACGGGAAGTGGGCCGAGCGCGCCAAGGCGATCGTCGACGCCGGCGGCACGATGGACGAGGGCGACGGCGAGGCGCTGGGCACCGAGTTCCAGACCTTCAAGCCCGAGAACGTCGTCGTCTCCGGACCCTACGACTTCGACTACGACACGATCACCAACACCCAGCTGACGCTGGTGCGCAACGAGACCGGCTACGGCGCCGACAAGGTCGTCTTCGACGCCGTGGTCCTCTACGCCGGGGAGACCACCGAGGTCACCTCGCTGGTCCAGTCCGGCGACGTCGACTACGCCACCCACGGCTTCGCCCCGGCCTCCGAGGAGCCCTTCGAGGCGGCCGGATACACGATCCTGCGCCCGCCGGTGTACTCGGGACCCGCGCTGTACCTGAATCAGGACCAGTTCCCGGAGTTCGCCGACGCCCGCACCCGCAGGGCCTTCGCCTACCTCATCGACCGGGAGGTCAACGGCCAGATCTCGCTCGCGGACTCGGGCAAGGCCGTGGTCAACATGGTCGGCTTCTCGGACAACTTCGTCGACGAGTGGCTCACCGACGACGTCAAGGGCAAGATCGACACCTACGAGCAGGACGTCGACAAGGCGACCTCGCTGCTCGAGGAGGCGGGCTGGACCAAGGAGGGAGATGCCTGGTTGACGCCGGAGGGCAAGGCCGCCGCCTACGAGATCCAGTTCCCGCAGACCTATGCGGACTGGTCGGCATCGGGCAAGAACATCGCCGAGCAGCTCTCGGAGTTCGGGATCTCGGTGACCGCCCGCGGGCTGGACGACAAGCAGGCCCCGATCGACATCGACAAGGGCGACTTCCAGATGGCGATCCAGGCCTGGGGCTCCTCGACCCACCCCCACCCGCACTTCTCCTTCGTCACGGACCTGTTCGTGCACAACATCCCGATCGCCAAGAACCAGGGCGGCAAGGGCTACGCCTTCCCGCTGCAGAACGTGGAGACCTCCGCGGGGACCGTGAACCTGGAGGAGCTGGTGACCAAGTCCGGTCAGGGCCTGGACGTCGAGGAGCAGAAGAAGAACGTGTCCGTCGTGGCGCTGGCCTTCAACGAGCTGCTGCCGATCATCCCGATCTTCGAGCGGTACGGGAACAACCCGGCGCTGGAAGGCGTCCGGGTCCAGGGCTTCCCGGAGCCGGGCGACCCGATCCTGGAGAACGCCCCGTACGCGGACAACTTCGTGACGCTGGAGATGTTCCGCGGGACGATCACGCCCGTCGAGGAGTGA